One window of Robiginitalea biformata HTCC2501 genomic DNA carries:
- a CDS encoding alpha-N-arabinofuranosidase: MFRFTLVYLLTLGCLSSYGQQSATNIRVVEPDQPETISRHIYGHFAEHLGRCIYDGFYVGEGSPVPNTAGIRNDIVDALRALEIPNLRWPGGCFADTYHWKDGIGPKADRPTIVNTWWGGVTEDNSFGTHDFLNLCELLETEPYISGNVGSGTVQELADWVQYTNFDGKSPMSDLRRENGRDKPWKVKYWGIGNEAWGCGGHMRPEYYADIYRKYATFLSDSGIEGGLYKIASGASDDDYNWTEVLMKNIPHDMLQGVALHHYSVIDWSDKGSSVDFDESEYFQTMQRSWLMEELIEKHTAIMDRYDPQGRVDLVVDEWGGWYDVVDGTNPGFLFQQNTMRDAMIAGLVLNIFNNHADRVKMANLAQTVNVLQAVILTDEEKMLLTPTYHVMHMYKVHQDATLLDTDFESPVYALDGEDLPAISVSASRDDQGKVHISLVNIDASRSHPVSLNLKGLVSGDMDAAILRSGNLQDHNTFDNPEKIKPVSFRDFRFRNGMLTASLPPFSVLVFSEN; encoded by the coding sequence ATGTTCCGATTCACGCTCGTATATCTCTTGACCCTCGGCTGCCTGAGCAGCTACGGCCAACAGTCCGCCACCAACATCCGCGTCGTTGAACCCGATCAACCGGAGACCATCAGCCGGCATATCTACGGACATTTTGCCGAACACCTGGGACGCTGTATCTACGACGGGTTCTATGTTGGCGAAGGGAGCCCGGTTCCGAATACGGCGGGAATCCGCAATGATATCGTCGACGCCCTGCGCGCCCTGGAGATCCCCAACCTGCGCTGGCCCGGGGGGTGCTTTGCGGACACATACCACTGGAAGGACGGGATTGGCCCAAAGGCAGACCGGCCCACCATTGTAAATACCTGGTGGGGCGGGGTCACCGAGGATAACAGTTTCGGCACACACGATTTCCTGAACCTCTGCGAATTGCTGGAAACCGAGCCCTATATTTCAGGGAATGTCGGCAGCGGTACCGTTCAGGAGCTGGCCGACTGGGTGCAATACACGAATTTTGACGGGAAGAGCCCGATGTCCGACCTGAGGCGCGAGAACGGCAGGGACAAGCCGTGGAAGGTGAAATACTGGGGTATCGGGAATGAAGCCTGGGGTTGCGGCGGCCACATGCGGCCCGAGTACTACGCGGATATCTACCGGAAATACGCCACCTTCCTTTCAGACAGCGGTATAGAAGGTGGTTTGTACAAGATTGCCTCCGGGGCCAGCGACGACGACTACAACTGGACCGAGGTCCTGATGAAAAACATCCCACATGACATGCTGCAGGGCGTGGCCCTCCACCACTACTCGGTCATTGATTGGAGCGATAAGGGTTCATCTGTTGATTTTGACGAATCTGAATATTTCCAGACCATGCAGCGCTCCTGGCTCATGGAGGAACTGATCGAAAAACATACGGCCATCATGGACCGGTACGACCCACAGGGGCGCGTGGACCTGGTGGTGGACGAATGGGGCGGCTGGTACGACGTGGTTGATGGTACCAACCCGGGCTTTTTGTTCCAGCAAAACACCATGCGGGACGCGATGATTGCGGGCCTGGTGCTGAATATATTCAACAATCATGCAGACCGGGTAAAAATGGCCAACCTCGCCCAGACCGTCAACGTGCTGCAGGCGGTGATACTGACGGATGAAGAAAAAATGCTGTTGACCCCCACCTACCACGTCATGCATATGTATAAAGTGCACCAGGATGCCACATTGCTGGACACTGATTTTGAATCGCCCGTCTACGCGCTGGACGGGGAGGATCTGCCGGCGATTTCCGTTTCCGCCTCCCGGGATGACCAGGGAAAAGTGCACATATCCCTCGTAAATATCGACGCTTCCAGGAGCCACCCGGTATCCCTCAACCTGAAGGGGCTCGTCTCCGGCGATATGGACGCGGCAATCCTGCGCTCCGGAAACTTACAGGACCACAATACATTTGACAATCCGGAAAAAATCAAGCCGGTTTCCTTTAGGGATTTCCGGTTTCGAAACGGGATGCTGACTGCCAGCCTGCCCCCGTTCTCCGTGTTGGTGTTCTCGGAAAACTAA
- a CDS encoding NUDIX hydrolase yields the protein MELNYYTSEDKVLLAVDCIIFGFDKHHLKILLVKRNIEPEKGKWSLIGGFLKQDENLDEAAARVLETLTGLHDIYMEQLYAYSKIDRDPGNRTISVAYFALIDVASHQFEGVQLESAQWFDLEEAPKLIFDHDQMVVKAVSRLRRRALTMPIGFELLPEKFTMRQLQTLYESILDKKLDKRNFVNKINSLDILIKLDEKDMTVARKGAYLYTFDKEKYDRKVAEDGFSFKI from the coding sequence ATGGAATTAAATTACTATACATCGGAGGACAAGGTGCTTTTGGCTGTAGATTGCATCATTTTCGGCTTCGATAAACACCACCTTAAAATTCTGCTGGTTAAGCGGAACATAGAACCGGAAAAGGGGAAGTGGTCCCTGATTGGCGGTTTCCTCAAGCAGGATGAAAACCTGGACGAGGCAGCTGCCCGGGTGCTGGAAACGCTTACCGGCCTGCACGACATCTATATGGAGCAGCTATACGCATACAGCAAAATAGACAGGGACCCGGGAAACCGGACGATTTCGGTGGCCTACTTTGCGCTGATCGATGTAGCATCGCACCAGTTTGAAGGCGTGCAACTGGAATCCGCCCAATGGTTCGACCTGGAGGAGGCGCCGAAACTGATTTTCGACCACGACCAAATGGTGGTAAAAGCTGTTTCCCGCCTGCGTCGCAGGGCGCTTACCATGCCCATCGGCTTTGAACTCCTGCCCGAGAAGTTTACCATGCGGCAGTTGCAGACGCTCTATGAGTCCATCCTGGATAAAAAGCTCGACAAACGGAATTTTGTCAACAAAATCAATTCCCTGGACATACTGATTAAATTGGACGAGAAGGATATGACGGTTGCCCGGAAAGGGGCTTACTTGTACACGTTTGACAAGGAAAAATACGATCGGAAAGTTGCCGAGGACGGGTTTAGCTTTAAGATCTGA
- a CDS encoding amidohydrolase family protein: MKKNRNPGCIQTAILSCVFLFSGFSAYAQSEPYTGPIIDMHVHAYRQASRMFGITYQNPITGKTYATTPDLEAHREWTFKKMQEHRIVKAVVNYHPDWYDQDPDRVLIGLGTAEPDTLRRMYEAGRLHVMGEMTAYYDGLQADDPELEPYFELAESLGIPVGYHIFPGGPPGGMYMGFPGIRAANADPMQIERVLVSHPKLKIYIMHAGWPYLEDMKALMYAHPQLYVDIGVISWNLPRAEFHSYLKALVDAGFGKRILYGTDQMAFKGSFDQAIENVNTAGFLSLEQKADIFYNNAAEFLGLSPEEVRAHKQEGGNGK, encoded by the coding sequence ATGAAAAAAAACCGCAACCCCGGTTGCATACAGACAGCCATCCTCTCTTGTGTATTCCTGTTTTCAGGGTTTTCGGCCTATGCGCAGAGCGAGCCCTACACGGGTCCTATTATCGATATGCACGTCCACGCCTACCGCCAGGCGAGCCGGATGTTCGGGATTACCTATCAAAATCCGATCACCGGGAAAACCTACGCTACTACCCCGGACCTTGAGGCGCACAGGGAATGGACATTTAAAAAAATGCAGGAACACCGAATCGTCAAAGCCGTGGTCAATTACCACCCGGACTGGTACGACCAGGACCCGGACCGTGTCCTGATCGGGTTGGGGACCGCCGAGCCGGATACCCTGAGGAGGATGTACGAGGCGGGTCGATTGCACGTGATGGGCGAAATGACTGCCTATTACGATGGGCTCCAGGCCGACGACCCGGAATTGGAACCGTATTTTGAACTGGCGGAATCCCTGGGGATCCCGGTGGGGTACCACATCTTCCCGGGAGGTCCTCCCGGGGGCATGTACATGGGCTTCCCCGGGATTCGAGCGGCGAATGCCGACCCGATGCAGATCGAACGGGTACTGGTTTCCCATCCGAAATTGAAAATCTACATCATGCATGCCGGCTGGCCGTATCTCGAGGATATGAAAGCCCTGATGTACGCCCATCCCCAGCTCTATGTCGATATCGGGGTGATCAGTTGGAACCTGCCCCGGGCCGAATTCCACTCGTATCTCAAAGCCCTGGTGGATGCGGGGTTCGGGAAGCGCATCCTGTACGGGACAGACCAGATGGCCTTCAAGGGCTCCTTTGACCAGGCCATCGAGAATGTCAATACGGCCGGGTTTCTGAGCCTGGAACAAAAAGCGGACATCTTTTACAACAATGCGGCCGAGTTCCTGGGTCTGAGCCCCGAGGAGGTCCGGGCGCATAAACAAGAAGGCGGAAATGGAAAGTAA